ggATGGGTTGAGGGGTGttcatggggatggatggggggatgggtgtgtgtatgtggagggatGGGTGGGGCTGCATGGTTAGAGGGGTgtccatggggatggatggggggatgggtgaggggatGGGTGGAAGATGTGTGAGTTCAGGGGTGTCCATGGGGATGGGTCGGGGGACGGATGGGTTGAGGGACGttcatggggatggatggggggatgggtgtgtgtgtatgtggagggatGGGTGGGGCTGCATGGTTAGAGGGGTgtccatggggatggatggggggatggatgggttgaggggtgtccatggggatggatggggggatggatgggttgaggggtgtccatggggatgggtggggggatggatgggttgaGGGGCGttcatggggatggatggggggatgggtgaggggatGGGTGGAAGATGTGTGAGTTCAGGGGTGTccatggggatgggtggggggatggatgggttgaGGGGTGTTCATGGGGATGGAcggggggatgggtgtgtgtgtatgtggagggatGGGTGGGGCTGCATGGTTAGAGGGGTgtccatggggatggatgggggatggatgggttgaggggtgtccatggggatgggtggggggatggatgggttgaGGGGCGttcatggggatggatggggggatgggtgtgtgtgtatgtggagggatGGGTGGGGCTGCATGGTTAGAGGGGTgtccatggggatggatggggggatgggtgaggggatGGGTGGAAGATGTGTGAGTTCAGGGGTGTccatggggatgggtggggggacggATGGGTTGAGGGGCGTTCacggggatggatggggggatgggtgtgtgtgtatgtggagggatGGGTGGGGCTGCATGGTTAGAGGGGTgtccatggggatggatggggggatgggtgaggggatGGGTGGAAGATGTGTGAGTTGAGGAGTGTccatggggatgggtggggggacggATGGGTTGAGGGGTgtccatggggatggatggggggatgggtgaggggatGGGTGGAAGATGTGTGAGTTGAGGGGTGTCCATGGGGATGGGTCGGGGGACGGATGGGTTGAGGGGCGttcatggggatggatggggggataggggtgtgtgtatgtggagggatGGGTGGGGCTGTGTGGTTAGAGGGGTgtccatggggatggatggggggatgggtggggggtgggttgaggggtgtccatggggatgggtggggggatggatgggttgaggggtgtccatggggatggatggggggatgggtgaggggatGGGTGGAAGATGTGTGAGTTGAGGGGTGTccatggggatgggtggggggacggATGGGTTGAGGGGCGTTCacggggatggatggggggatgggtgtgtgtgtatgtggagggatGGGTGGGGCTGCGTGGTTAGAGGGGTgtccatggggatggatggggggatgggtggggggtgggttgaggggtgtccatggggatgggtggggggatgggtggagggggttgaggggtgtccatggggatgggtggggggatggatgggttgaggggtgtccatggggatggatggggggatgggtgaggggatGGGTGGAAGATGTGTGAGTTGAGGGGTGTCCATGGGGATGGGTCGGGGGACGGATGGGTTGAGGGGCGttcatggggatggatggggggatgggtgtgtgtgtatgtggagggatGGGTGGGGCTGCGTGGTTAGAGGGGTgtccatggggatggatgggggggatgggtagggtgtgtggggggggggatgggtggTGGTGTGTGCGTTGAGGGGTGTCcatggggatgggtgggtgggcagagggatgggtggggaTGTTGGTATCTATGGGAATCTAGCTGCAGGACCCCAtcaacccccccgccctccccccaatCAATGGGACTGAATTCCAGCCGCGGTCCCCTCCCTCGCCGTCTACCCCGCCGCTCGCTGGGCGCTGACTCCTCCTGCCCCCCGGGACGCCCCTCACCTTGGCCTGCTGCAGGAGGAAGCAGTCGATGAGGTCGCGGGGGGCGCTGGGGTCCAGGCTGCGCTGGTGGGATGCCACCTGGGCCCGGATGAAGTCTTTGATGTGCTTGTATTCCCTGAATATCCGCCAGTGCTGGCCGGGCAGGAAGTGCATGATACCTGGGAAGGTATTGTACagctgggggggccggggggggagcagagagatgggatggagccggggggggggtgacCATTTAatagcagggagggagaagagaggctaAAGCACTGGGCTGGAATTCAGCAGCCCTGGGTTctcatcccaccgctgccactcATCTGCTGGGCGTCCTGGCACCGCccctcactgcctcagtttccccgcggaggctgctgagcagagctggctgggaaatggcTTTCCCGTCCAGTGAGCGGCAGGACAAATGTCCTGCCCTCAATCGGGACATCTCGCAAATCCTCACAAACCCAAACGGGGGCCGAGAGAAATTCCAGCACGGGGCCGTCGAAAGATCCTTTTTGGTGCCCGCCTCGTCCGTGTTTGCTTTTGCGACAAATGACCAGAGGCTTGGGAGCGAAAAGTCATTTGGACGCAAAACCCCGGAACTTTTTCCTTTCGAAAACCGTCCGCGCCGGTGGGGACAAGTTTTTCGGAAGCGGGGAATTCACCAGAACGGGCCCTTTCCTGCACCCAGGGCCGGGGAATCGGCGTTTTCCAAGGGGAAACCGGTTTGTCGAAGAATTCCCGACCCGCCGAAGGTATGTCCCGGCCTCAGGAATGGGCCCAGAGAGAGGAGGCCGCAGCCCAGCGAGCGGCTGTTTTGGTGTTTAGGGGCTGGGATTGTCGgggggccccccacccccgggtacCTGTGCCTGGAGGGAGCGGAAGTAGCACATTAAGGACATGACGAGACGCAGGAGCTCCTGGAATTCCTCGTTGTCGCGGCTGAAGCGGGTCCCGATCACCACGGAGCAGATGACATTGGCGACGGCCAGGGTGAGGTCGAGCACAGGGTCGAACGGGCGCCCTGCGAcaaggcggggaggggggagcagacaGCAGGGAACAAGCCCCACATGGGGAAACCAGACAGCGCCCAGGAgccccctctaaccactagaccccactcccttcccgcagctggggatagaacccaggagtcctggctcccccggCCCTGAGCTGGAGATAGCACCCAGCAGTCTGGACTGCGAGCTCACCCAGTTCTAACCaccaggccccacccccttcccgcagctggggatagaacccaggaatcctggctcccagcccctcctgctctaaccactagaccccactcccctcccacagctggagtgctgacagcccctgccccctgctctaaccactctgACACTTCCCTTCTAGAGCAGGGCTCCCAGGACTCGCCGGTGGGTGCCCGAGGCTCACTGTCGGGGGATGCTGCCCGGTGCCCGTGTGGCAGCATCCGATGCGCCACTGCTCACCCTGTTTGTCAGCCACAGCTTGGGTGAGGTGCCACGCCTCCTCCTGCACCCGCTGCTCCAGCGGCCTCTTGCCCATGCCCAAGTTCCGGAGGGTGGTGAGGGTGAACCGACGGAGCTGCCTCCAGCGCTCGCCATTGCTGTCTAATAATCCTGCCACAGCCCCGTGAGGACGTCATCCAATGTCGTTAACAGAGGCCCTGGCTCCCCTCCCGcagccggggatagaacccaggagtcctggctcccagccccacctgcccgctctaaccactcgaccccgctcccctcccaaagttggggatagaacccaggagccctggctcccagctctaaccactagaccccactcccctcccagagctgggaatagaacccaggagccctggctcccagctctaaccactagaccccactcccctcccagagctgggaatagaacccaggagtcctgactcccatccccccctgctctgaccactagaacccactcccctcccagagctgggaatagaacccaggagtcatgaCTCCcatccccccctgctctgaccactagaacccactcccctcccagagctggggatagaacccaggagtcctgactcccagtcccccggctctaaccactcgaccccactccccacccagagctggggatagaacccaggagccctggctcccagccccccccccccccgccccgcctcccgGCTCTAACCAATAGACCCCCAACCACCGCGTTAGGTTAGCATGGGTCACGGTCACACAAACAGCCACTCCCTGGGATTCGTTGGGAAATGTCCCCCACCCCATGAAAATTTTGGACAGAaagggaaagagggggaaaaaagccacgGGTTTTCTAGACAATTATTTGAGGGTTTTCATCCCCTCTCGCCCCCCCAGAAAGGCCAAAGCAGGTGGCTTTCTCCTTGGAGGGCAAACAGAGAATGAAAAAGAATTGCCTGACTAATCAAATTTGGGGCAGTGGGGGTTGggtgcactttttaaaaattttttaggGTTCCATCAACACCCCCGCCACACACCCCCTTAAAATTCCAAGCAGAAAGTTTCACTGcgatggaaaagaaaaaaaacccaacaaaattataatttttgtttgtttttaatcctgaAAGTCCCGTTTTGAGGGAAAACGGCCCCGATGTTCCCCTTGACATAGACTATGGACAATCCCTGGCTCTTTCCATCTGTCGATGTcaaaagtggggaaactgaggcacagggcgtgCCGTGCcggtgacttgcctgaggtcacgcAGCAGGCCAGTGTTCTGTCTGGTAGCCCGCACTGCCTGACTCCTACAAGCCCGCTGTAATCTCCAGTGGCGggcagttccacaggttaacaaaGCCACAGAGGCAGCGGAGCCAGCGTGATGCCACCAGGCAGGGCTTTGCAGAGAGACCCTCCCCGTACAGAGAGATCCCGCACTCACCGTAGCCGTGGTTCAGCTCCTTGAGCAAGGGGATGGGCCCCCGCCCACTGAATGCATCACTGTTCTCCACCAGGGCTTCGCGCAGCACCTCGTACCCGCACAGCACCACCGTGGGCCTCGGGCCCAGCCAGACGGTGAAGATGGGGCCGTActcctggcagagctgggggtgggaatggcagggggaggggtaagACAGCAAAATGGGGCATGGAAGGGAGTTAATCAGGAACTAGGGGGACCCTGTTGTTTCTACCTATGGTGGCGTGAGCCTCAGTTTCCAcgcagggcagagatgggggaaagcaactttaagcccctttgtgctgcttgTACCCTGCCCGGCCCCCAGTGTAATTTAGGGCAGCCTCATGGCTGCTGTAACTCATGATCCACCccctatgggccctggggggcagagaacagccacaGCTCAGTTTGCTCCAGCCACGCCCCCGATCCGCCCCCTATGGGTCATGGGGGGCCGAGAATAGCCACAGCTCACTGCGCTCCGTCCACTCCCCCGATCTGCCCCCTATGGGCCCTGAggggcagagaatagccacagcTCAGTGCTTTGGCCACACACTCCGATCCACCCCCCACTATGGGTCCTGaggctgccaattttggttggctgTATTCCTGGAGGCCTCATCACGTGacctaatctttaattaaaaactaacctttaattcctgcagaccccagaacaatcctggagggttggcaatttTAGGCTGGCTCGATCGAGGGGCTGCCGGGAGACGGGGAGCTAGATAGAGGGGTGGGTCTGGGGCTAGACAAAGGGGTGTGCAGGGCAATAGGTAACTCAATTGCACCTGCAGATAGAAACCAAGACGCCTGCTAGATGGATGCCAGATGGACAGACCTGCAATGGGAGCTACCTTTGGCCTTGGCTTTTGGGCTCCAGTCCCGGCGCCCGAGCCCAGCCCCCTTCCTTACCCGGTGGTAGGATCGGTAGAGCGGGAGGATGTTCTGGGTCAGGTTCCCCaacaggggcaggggggctggcccCGGGGGGAGGCGCCCTCGGCCCTGGCCTGACGAGGCtcggaagaggaggaggaagaggaggagaagaaggcaGCCAGTGATCAACACGGCACCAGGCTCCATCCTCCTTGGCTGGGGTCAGCACGGCCCTCACGGCTCCGCTACCTCAGGAGGTGTCCGGCAGTGCCCCCCAGCTATCGGTCCCTGGGCCTTATAGCCAGCCGCAGGCTGCCCCCTGGTCACTGATTAACTCGCTGGGCCGGCCCCTGCCACAGCAGTTGCACGTTGATcctggcagccagggctggcccaccAAGGACATCAATGGACTGGAGCCCCCGGCAGCCTCCCCTCTCCCATTCCTGCAGCAACCCCCCACAAAGGAACCTAGCCTAACTCCCTCTGTTGccagcaccccccagcctgggaagggTGGGTCCCTGTGCTCTCGGCCCCACAGTTAGGGGCCGCGATCAATGCACGGAGGGGTCTATCCCCGCTGTCATGCACCAGGGGGCCCGCTCTGCCCAGTGTCCTATGCAGCTTTCCCCGCTGCCCATGGGGCAGGTAGATTTGGCACAGTCCCTCACTGACCTTTGGGCTCTCTGCTTTCTCCACCCCCTGGGGGCACCCTGGGAAGAACAGCTCCATAGCAGCGGGGCagggctgcccccgccccccccgggcatGCTGCCATCTCCCTAAAGAGGAGAAATCTCTCCCCAGGTGGGTCGGTGCGGCCTAGTGGCTGGAGCGTTAGAGTGGGTCTCGGCTTCTCTTCCAGTTCTGGCACTGGCAGTGTCTGCTGGGGCAagtcaccccccgcccccctcttcgtgcctcagtttccccatctgcgcAATGGGGACAATGCTGCTGCGCTCCTCAGCAAAGCGGGTTGAGATCGCTGGGGGAGAACAGCCGGGGATTGTTATTGACCGGGGAGTGGGGGACAAGACTCGGGAGcgctcagtggtagcagagggcTCTGGAATTGCCGGGTGCATTGAGGGCACTTGGCCAGTGGAGGGGGCCGGGACACCCGCAAAACCACAGCTCTGCCCCATCAGGCCAAGCAGCCGCCGAGGccccagggcagaatttggatcCGGAGCCCAGTTCTGCCCAGGTACCCCGGCCGGGGGCGCTGACTGTGTTTGTGTGCCGGGCACCCTAAGAGGTGCCAGTCGGTCTCCAAGCAGGTTGCCCCCCAGCGGCTGGCCACGGGCCTAGAGACCGGTGGCACCGGCAGGAAAGCAAGCAGCCCCCCCCCATCAATGCCTCCGCTCCATCCCCGTGCTGCTGCATGGGTTGGGGGGCTGCAGCTCCGACCCTTCTGATTCCCTCCGGGTAGTGCaccgggctgggggagaggggcctgGGCACACCTTGCCCGCTGGCCCCAGggtccctccccctttcccagagTGGAGTCCCTCTGGATTAAGCCGGTGTCAATccgagcaggatctggcccccgGGCACCCCACGCTGACCTttagcaggggctgggaggagcgGTGGGGCTCACACGCACAGGGCGGAGGGTCAATGTGAGATgcagcccccccatcctccccaagGCTGCACCCACTGGGGCAAGATGCAGAGGAGAAGTCTCTTGCgtctgcaggggggaggggagaaatggcCGGGTGGGGCGCCCCCTTAGTGACTAGAGCCTCCAGGGAGGCTTGGCATGAAGGGATGGGGGCAGGTCACTTGGCATGGGGTGGCGCCAGCCCCTGGGGATGCAGAAGCCTCTGGTGCCAGCCGCGCAGGGAGCAGAgcgtgggggggggcactggcaggggtGGTGTCACATGGCATTTCTagctggtggaggggggagagCTGGCAAGGCGCCAGGGCTGTTCAGGGGCAGAAAGCCCAGGTCCTCAAGGGTAATTGGGCTCCTCATGTCTGTTGAAATCAAGgagagtcctgggttctattcccggttctgggaggggagaggggtcttgtggttagagcagggggggctgggagccaggactcctgggttctatccccagctctgggaggggtgtggggtctagtggttagatggCTGGGGATGGGccggagccaggactcctgggttctcttcgcTGCTTGTTCAGTGCCCTTGCTTGAATCAGCGGCTCAATGCGGCTCCTGCTCCCGGCTCTTTGAGGCCAAACTGGCGGGCGGTGAATTTCGCTCCCCGCTTTGCTATCGGGGAGAGTGAGGAGACTCCCCGAGGAGCGACGCCCGGCTCTGGTGTCTCCCCTGCTGCAGGGTGCGCGCGGCTTTTGGCTGGAAGAACCGTCCCAGTGGTGGCTTAATTATATGTCACGGCACAGAGGCGGGGGGAAATTAGGGCTTCAGGAGAAGGAAAATCCTCTGTGGTCCCGGGCTTCTCCTTGGGATTTTACTCTTCCCCCGGCAGGGGTCCCTGCTGACTGATTTGTTAGGATTATAATAATGAGCTTATATTTTGCCGCTGCCTCGCAGCCTGAAAGAGTCCCAAGGCATATGAGACGCTGCGTGTAAATATAGCGTGGCGTATGgatgagatgcagccacctctggggtgggacgtggcagctgtttatacagggatcccttgcccagggctgagatgcagccacctctggggtggggcgtggcagctgtttatacagggatcccttgcccagggctgagatgcagccacctctggggtggggcgtggcagctgtttatacagggatcccttgccCAGGGCTGTGATGCGCTGATTCcaagcccccccccgctctaaccattagcccccactcccctcccagagctaggggtAGAAC
This is a stretch of genomic DNA from Chelonia mydas isolate rCheMyd1 chromosome 23, rCheMyd1.pri.v2, whole genome shotgun sequence. It encodes these proteins:
- the LOC102931559 gene encoding cytochrome P450 2C23 is translated as MEPGAVLITGCLLLLLFLLLFRASSGQGRGRLPPGPAPLPLLGNLTQNILPLYRSYHRLCQEYGPIFTVWLGPRPTVVLCGYEVLREALVENSDAFSGRGPIPLLKELNHGYGLLDSNGERWRQLRRFTLTTLRNLGMGKRPLEQRVQEEAWHLTQAVADKQGRPFDPVLDLTLAVANVICSVVIGTRFSRDNEEFQELLRLVMSLMCYFRSLQAQLYNTFPGIMHFLPGQHWRIFREYKHIKDFIRAQVASHQRSLDPSAPRDLIDCFLLQQAKEQGKEQTEFEDETLMALANSLFIAGMETTSNTVYFALLVLSKFPDVQARVHGELDRVVGRARPPALEDRLQLPYTNAMIHELQRYLDLVPMSLPHATTCPTSFRGYLIPQGTTIIPLLASVHFDPASWETPEDFNPGHFLDENGAFRKRDTAMPFSAGKRVCPGEGLAKAEIFLFITTLLQSFTLELLTDPRAIDLASLRRAFRGQGLTYKLRAIPRPA